A region of Meiothermus cerbereus DSM 11376 DNA encodes the following proteins:
- a CDS encoding NUDIX hydrolase has translation MEEHHLPNNHDPNAFDRPSVTVDVVILTLREGQLEALLVKRKEHPYLNYWSLPGGFVQAQESLDEAAARVLRQKAGLESVVGMEREGSYRHPVYLEQLYTFGDPGRDPRMRVISVAYYALVEASHIREVGEEIALFKLRLPEGESGVEIFDHRHKKYSLAFDHAEILGVALRRIRGKLEYTPIGFELLPEQFTLRQLQAVHETILQKRLNKDSFRRRMLSSGRLEPTGKLERGLGRPAELYRFRRAT, from the coding sequence ATGGAAGAGCACCACCTCCCGAATAACCACGATCCAAATGCCTTTGACCGGCCCTCGGTAACGGTGGATGTGGTTATCCTGACCCTGCGCGAAGGGCAGCTCGAGGCCCTTCTGGTCAAGCGCAAGGAACACCCCTACCTCAACTACTGGAGCCTGCCCGGCGGTTTTGTGCAGGCCCAGGAGTCGCTCGACGAGGCCGCAGCGCGGGTGCTGCGACAAAAAGCCGGTCTGGAAAGCGTGGTGGGGATGGAGCGAGAAGGATCTTACAGGCACCCCGTCTACCTCGAGCAGCTCTACACCTTTGGCGACCCTGGGCGCGACCCGCGGATGCGGGTGATCAGCGTGGCCTATTACGCCCTGGTGGAAGCCAGCCACATCCGCGAGGTGGGCGAGGAAATCGCACTGTTCAAGCTGCGCCTGCCAGAAGGCGAAAGTGGCGTGGAAATTTTTGACCACCGGCACAAAAAGTACTCCCTGGCCTTCGACCACGCCGAGATTCTGGGGGTGGCTCTAAGGCGCATTCGGGGCAAGCTCGAGTACACGCCCATAGGTTTTGAACTGCTGCCGGAGCAGTTTACCCTACGCCAGCTCCAGGCCGTACACGAGACTATCCTGCAAAAAAGGCTCAACAAAGACTCTTTCCGGCGCAGGATGCTGTCCTCGGGAAGGCTCGAGCCTACCGGCAAGCTCGAGCGTGGCCTAGGCCGACCCGCCGAACTTTACCGCTTCCGGAGGGCCACATGA
- a CDS encoding bifunctional nicotinamide-nucleotide adenylyltransferase/Nudix hydroxylase, with amino-acid sequence MKTAVFIGRFQPPHQAHLETITRALSRFDRLIVVLGSAFCHPTPKNPFSAEERAAMIRESLSESSRLHFIPIADDYYNDPRWFGSVRAAVEALTGPGAEICITGYHKDESSYYLHGFGDWPFEPSGVVSPLNATDVRNSYFASSGEWKAMVPVAVRQFMEQFARTPSYSRLQREWKTIQHYRSLERRYPYPILHIATDAVVLAQEQVLLVERKGPLGQGAWALPGGYVELKETLLQAALRELREETGLALEARHLKATQAFDYPGRSLRGRVISLGHFFDLGDTPPPAVDGQDDASRAFWLPLAELDPHQDRFFEDHYQQICWFLGRAPHQPALSQTKEPL; translated from the coding sequence ATGAAAACCGCTGTATTCATCGGCCGCTTTCAGCCACCCCATCAGGCCCACCTCGAGACCATCACCCGCGCTTTAAGCCGCTTCGACCGGCTGATTGTGGTGCTGGGCAGCGCTTTCTGTCACCCCACCCCCAAGAACCCTTTCAGCGCCGAAGAACGGGCGGCCATGATCCGGGAAAGCCTGAGCGAGTCCAGCAGGCTTCACTTTATCCCCATCGCCGACGACTACTACAACGACCCCCGCTGGTTTGGCAGCGTGCGGGCTGCCGTGGAGGCCCTTACCGGGCCCGGGGCTGAGATCTGTATCACCGGCTACCACAAGGACGAAAGCAGCTACTACCTGCACGGCTTTGGCGACTGGCCCTTTGAGCCCAGCGGTGTGGTGAGCCCGCTCAACGCTACCGACGTACGAAACAGCTACTTTGCCAGCAGCGGCGAGTGGAAAGCTATGGTTCCGGTTGCAGTGCGGCAGTTTATGGAGCAATTTGCCCGCACGCCCAGCTATAGCCGCTTGCAGCGGGAGTGGAAAACCATCCAGCATTACCGTTCGCTCGAGCGGCGCTACCCCTACCCCATCCTCCACATCGCCACCGACGCAGTGGTGCTGGCCCAGGAACAGGTGCTGCTGGTCGAACGCAAAGGGCCGCTGGGCCAGGGAGCCTGGGCCTTGCCGGGGGGCTATGTGGAGCTTAAAGAAACCCTGCTGCAAGCCGCCTTGCGCGAGTTGCGCGAGGAGACCGGCTTGGCCCTGGAAGCCCGGCACCTCAAGGCCACCCAGGCCTTCGACTACCCGGGCCGCAGCCTGCGCGGAAGGGTGATTAGCCTGGGCCACTTCTTCGACTTAGGCGATACCCCACCCCCCGCGGTCGATGGCCAGGACGACGCTTCCAGGGCCTTCTGGCTGCCCCTAGCTGAGCTAGATCCCCACCAGGATCGCTTCTTTGAAGATCACTATCAGCAGATTTGTTGGTTTTTGGGGCGTGCGCCGCACCAGCCCGCGCTGTCCCAAACAAAGGAGCCTTTATGA
- a CDS encoding nicotinate phosphoribosyltransferase has protein sequence MKPLNPHNLILNTDSYKASHFAQFPKGMTYASWYIESRGGDSNFVRFFGLQAFLIEYLSKGVSMSEVEEAQAVFLAHGLPFPYEGWRHIAQDLGGRLPVRIRAVPEGMVVPVHNPLVIIESTDPKVPWLPGWLETALLRAVWYPTTVCTISWNIRNTIKAYLEKTADDPQAELPFKLHDFGARGVSSLESAGLGGMAHLVNFQGTDTVTALVYARNYYGAEMAGYSIPAMEHSTVTSFGRAGEAQAYRQMIETYGKPGALLAMVIDSYNREHAVGWIIGEELRELIQNSGATVVIRPDSGDPPFVVLRTVQTLEARFGATVNQKGYKVLKGVRVIQGDGVNADTIRKVLFLLEQWGYSASNVAFGMGGALLQHPHRDTQKFAQKLHLVTVDGKTYGVGKSPVDDPSKLSKKGRLDVIQDERGIRTVELPLEATQPHPQSILQTVFENGAITRRYTWEEVRANA, from the coding sequence ATGAAACCCCTCAACCCCCACAACCTGATCCTAAACACCGACAGCTACAAAGCCAGCCACTTCGCCCAGTTTCCTAAGGGCATGACCTACGCCAGTTGGTACATCGAAAGCCGGGGCGGCGACTCCAACTTTGTGCGCTTCTTCGGCCTGCAGGCCTTCCTGATCGAGTACCTGAGCAAAGGGGTTAGCATGAGCGAGGTGGAGGAGGCCCAGGCGGTCTTCCTGGCCCACGGCCTGCCCTTCCCCTACGAAGGCTGGCGCCATATCGCCCAGGACTTAGGGGGGCGGCTGCCGGTACGCATCCGGGCGGTGCCGGAAGGAATGGTGGTGCCGGTGCACAATCCCCTGGTCATCATCGAGAGCACCGACCCCAAAGTGCCCTGGCTGCCGGGCTGGCTCGAGACCGCCCTGCTGCGCGCGGTCTGGTACCCCACCACGGTCTGCACCATCTCCTGGAACATCCGCAACACCATAAAGGCCTACCTGGAGAAAACCGCCGACGACCCCCAGGCCGAGCTGCCCTTCAAGCTGCACGACTTTGGCGCGCGGGGGGTAAGCAGCTTAGAGAGCGCCGGGCTGGGCGGCATGGCCCACCTGGTCAACTTCCAGGGCACCGACACCGTCACCGCCCTAGTCTACGCCCGCAACTACTACGGGGCCGAGATGGCCGGCTACTCCATTCCGGCCATGGAACACAGCACCGTAACCAGCTTTGGCCGCGCGGGCGAGGCCCAGGCCTACCGCCAGATGATCGAGACCTACGGCAAGCCGGGGGCGCTCTTGGCGATGGTGATTGACTCCTACAACCGCGAGCACGCCGTGGGTTGGATCATCGGCGAGGAGCTGCGCGAGCTGATACAAAACTCGGGGGCCACCGTGGTCATCCGGCCCGACTCAGGCGACCCGCCTTTTGTGGTGCTGCGCACGGTGCAGACCCTCGAGGCCAGGTTCGGCGCCACCGTCAACCAGAAGGGCTACAAGGTGCTCAAAGGGGTGCGGGTCATCCAGGGCGATGGGGTGAACGCCGATACCATCCGCAAGGTGCTGTTTTTGCTCGAGCAGTGGGGCTACAGCGCCTCCAACGTGGCCTTCGGCATGGGCGGGGCCCTCCTGCAGCACCCCCACCGCGACACCCAGAAGTTCGCCCAGAAGCTGCACCTGGTCACGGTAGACGGCAAGACCTACGGGGTGGGCAAAAGCCCGGTGGACGACCCCAGCAAGCTCTCCAAAAAAGGCCGCCTGGACGTGATCCAAGACGAGCGCGGCATCCGCACGGTGGAGCTGCCCCTGGAGGCCACCCAGCCCCACCCCCAGAGCATCTTGCAGACGGTCTTTGAGAACGGCGCCATCACGCGGCGCTACACCTGGGAGGAAGTGCGCGCAAACGCCTAA
- a CDS encoding phosphopentomutase yields MKITTIVLDSVGLGYLPDAAQFGDEGADTLDHTVLKTGIELPHLAALGLGRVPGVHTLPRVASPQGAFGRMREVNPGKDTSTGHWEFVGIHLEHPFQVFPQGFPQDFLAEYCRRIGVEGYLLNQPYSGTEAIRDYGDEHLRTGFPIVYTSADSVFQVAAHIGKVPLETLYDWCRVARAMLVGPLACARVIARPFEGEPGQYYRREDLRKDFALEPPHNVLDELKASGLEVVGVGKIPDIYAHRGFTREVKSGSNGEGLERTLELMHQDFSGLIFTNLVDFDARFGHRRNPQGYAQALAEFDARLPELLAALGPDDYLFIVSDHGNDPTYRGTDHTREYGMLLVAGPGMAGRNLGTRATFADVAASWAQAFGLGWAGPGTSVF; encoded by the coding sequence ATGAAGATTACCACCATCGTGCTGGATTCGGTGGGCCTGGGCTACCTGCCCGACGCCGCGCAGTTTGGCGATGAAGGGGCCGATACCCTCGACCACACCGTGCTCAAGACCGGGATAGAGCTACCCCACCTGGCCGCGCTGGGGCTGGGCCGCGTACCGGGGGTGCACACCCTGCCCAGGGTGGCCTCCCCCCAGGGGGCCTTTGGCCGGATGCGGGAGGTCAACCCCGGCAAGGATACCTCCACCGGCCACTGGGAGTTTGTGGGCATCCATCTCGAGCACCCTTTCCAGGTTTTTCCACAGGGTTTTCCACAGGATTTTCTGGCCGAGTACTGCCGGCGCATTGGGGTGGAGGGGTATCTGCTCAACCAGCCTTACTCGGGCACCGAGGCCATCCGCGACTACGGCGACGAGCACCTGCGCACCGGCTTTCCCATCGTGTACACCTCGGCCGACTCGGTCTTTCAGGTGGCGGCCCACATCGGCAAGGTTCCCCTCGAGACCCTCTACGACTGGTGCCGGGTCGCGCGGGCAATGCTGGTGGGGCCGCTGGCCTGCGCCCGGGTGATCGCCCGCCCCTTCGAGGGCGAGCCCGGCCAGTACTACCGGCGCGAGGATCTGCGCAAAGACTTTGCCCTCGAGCCCCCCCACAACGTGCTGGACGAGCTCAAGGCCTCCGGGCTGGAGGTGGTGGGGGTGGGCAAGATCCCCGACATCTACGCCCATAGGGGTTTTACCCGCGAGGTCAAGTCTGGCAGTAATGGGGAAGGGCTCGAGCGCACCCTGGAACTCATGCACCAGGACTTCTCCGGCCTGATCTTCACCAACCTGGTGGACTTCGACGCCCGCTTCGGCCACCGCCGCAACCCCCAGGGCTACGCCCAGGCGCTGGCCGAGTTCGATGCCCGGCTGCCGGAGTTGCTGGCCGCGCTGGGCCCGGACGACTATCTGTTCATCGTCTCCGACCACGGCAACGACCCCACCTACCGCGGCACCGACCACACCCGCGAGTACGGCATGCTCCTGGTAGCGGGGCCGGGGATGGCCGGGCGGAACCTGGGCACCCGCGCCACCTTTGCCGATGTGGCTGCGAGTTGGGCCCAGGCTTTCGGGCTGGGCTGGGCCGGGCCTGGAACCAGCGTTTTTTAG
- a CDS encoding LysR family transcriptional regulator translates to MRLNPRYLVVFCVVAELRSLSRAAEVLHLSQPAVSKTLKALEDAVRQPLYERTPQGITLTEAGKALLPYACAVSRSLAQATRFIEEKRHQRIPRLEVGLAWSLIPRYQASLISWAQTQQARCELRLVNGTTLELIEQVYQRDLDAALVLGGTDTLPEPLVAQRLTSEEVVLAVAPSHPWAGLGGVALGQLEGMTLLVPQRNSRLRLRLEQFLERHGIVPARLLECGSLYGVKAAAAAGLGVGLASRSFVEPEQKAGLLRLLFIEDAGFSLGVHWVSYPDSSVDFATRELLGLLWRSLGTARDLVGA, encoded by the coding sequence ATGCGTTTAAACCCACGGTACTTGGTAGTATTTTGCGTGGTGGCCGAACTGCGCAGTCTGAGTCGTGCTGCCGAAGTGTTGCACCTGAGCCAGCCTGCGGTCAGCAAAACCCTCAAGGCCCTCGAGGACGCGGTGCGGCAGCCCCTCTACGAGCGCACCCCCCAGGGCATCACCCTGACCGAAGCCGGCAAAGCCCTGCTGCCCTATGCTTGCGCGGTGAGTCGCAGCCTGGCCCAGGCCACCCGCTTTATCGAGGAGAAGCGCCACCAGCGCATCCCCCGCCTCGAGGTGGGTCTGGCCTGGAGCCTGATTCCGCGTTACCAGGCCTCCCTGATTTCCTGGGCTCAAACCCAGCAGGCCCGCTGCGAGCTTCGCTTGGTGAATGGCACCACCCTGGAGTTGATCGAACAGGTTTACCAGCGCGACCTGGATGCAGCACTGGTGCTGGGTGGAACCGATACCCTGCCCGAGCCGCTTGTAGCTCAGCGCCTGACCAGTGAGGAGGTGGTGCTGGCGGTGGCCCCCTCACACCCCTGGGCCGGGCTGGGGGGCGTGGCTTTGGGGCAGCTCGAGGGCATGACCCTGCTGGTTCCTCAGCGCAACTCGCGCCTGCGCCTGCGGCTCGAGCAGTTTCTGGAACGCCACGGCATTGTGCCAGCGCGTCTTCTGGAGTGCGGCAGCCTGTATGGGGTCAAGGCCGCGGCCGCCGCCGGGCTGGGGGTGGGGCTGGCCAGCCGCTCGTTTGTGGAACCCGAGCAAAAGGCCGGTTTGTTACGGCTTTTATTCATCGAAGACGCGGGTTTTTCCCTGGGGGTGCACTGGGTCTCCTACCCCGATTCCTCGGTGGACTTTGCCACCCGCGAACTGCTGGGGCTGCTGTGGCGTTCTCTGGGCACAGCCCGTGATCTGGTGGGTGCTTAG